In a genomic window of Streptomyces sp. SJL17-4:
- the rsgA gene encoding ribosome small subunit-dependent GTPase A, which yields MFNASLHPSSLSGAQHPLDAHGWDSGWADAFAPYAAQGLVPGRVIRVDRGQCDVATADGIVRADTAFVTPHDPLRVICTGDWAAIDPEGASDPRYVRACLPRRTSFARSTSSKRSEGQILAANVDHAVITVSLAVELDLGRIERFLALAWESGAQPTVVLSKADLVPDPVGLSYLVEDVETVAPGVQVVPLSSTTGEGLDVLSAVVAGGTTVLLGVSGAGKSTLANALVGEDVMDVQAARDIDGKGRHTTTTRNLFVLPGGGVLIDTPGLRGVGLWDAETGVGQVFAEIEELAGGCRFHDCAHEAEPGCAVTAAIEDGSLPVRRLESYRKLIRENRRIVAKTDARMRSEILKEWKRMGREGQTAMELKRGRNVR from the coding sequence TTGTTCAACGCTTCGCTCCACCCGTCCTCCCTTTCCGGTGCCCAGCACCCGCTCGACGCCCACGGCTGGGACTCCGGCTGGGCCGACGCCTTCGCCCCGTACGCCGCCCAGGGACTCGTCCCCGGCCGGGTGATCCGGGTCGACCGCGGGCAGTGCGACGTCGCCACCGCCGACGGGATCGTGCGCGCCGACACGGCGTTCGTGACCCCGCACGACCCGCTCCGGGTCATCTGCACCGGCGACTGGGCCGCCATCGACCCCGAAGGCGCCAGCGACCCCCGCTACGTACGGGCCTGCCTGCCGCGCCGCACGTCCTTCGCGCGGTCCACCTCCTCCAAGCGGTCCGAGGGGCAGATCCTCGCCGCCAACGTCGACCACGCCGTCATCACGGTCTCGCTCGCCGTCGAGCTCGACCTCGGCCGGATCGAGCGCTTCCTCGCCCTGGCCTGGGAGTCCGGCGCCCAGCCGACCGTCGTCCTCAGCAAGGCGGACCTCGTGCCCGACCCCGTCGGGCTCTCCTACCTCGTCGAGGACGTCGAGACGGTCGCCCCCGGCGTCCAGGTCGTGCCCCTGAGCTCGACCACGGGGGAGGGACTCGACGTGCTGTCCGCGGTGGTCGCGGGCGGTACGACCGTGCTGCTCGGCGTCTCCGGCGCCGGGAAGTCGACCCTCGCCAACGCCCTCGTCGGCGAGGACGTCATGGACGTCCAGGCCGCCCGTGACATCGACGGCAAGGGCCGGCACACGACCACCACCCGCAACCTCTTCGTCCTGCCGGGCGGGGGCGTCCTCATCGACACCCCCGGGCTGCGCGGAGTCGGGCTGTGGGACGCCGAGACGGGAGTCGGCCAGGTCTTCGCGGAGATCGAGGAACTGGCCGGAGGCTGCCGCTTCCACGACTGCGCCCACGAGGCGGAGCCCGGCTGCGCGGTGACGGCGGCGATCGAGGACGGCTCGCTGCCCGTGCGCCGCCTGGAGAGCTACCGCAAGCTGATCCGCGAGAACCGGAGGATCGTGGCCAAGACCGACGCCCGGATGCGTTCCGAGATCCTCAAGGAGTGGAAGCGCATGGGCCGGGAGGGGCAGACGGCCATGGAGCTCAAGCGCGGCCGCAACGTCCGGTAG